A DNA window from Bombus vancouverensis nearcticus chromosome 6, iyBomVanc1_principal, whole genome shotgun sequence contains the following coding sequences:
- the LOC117157618 gene encoding odorant receptor 82a-like: MTNQPVTIGASAKANSDYGLQLNRWFLKPIGVWPSFPSTTRFEKIVSITLNVICYSSIILTTIPCLVRMFLEDESIYLKLKSLGPVSHWIVSGANYTTLLLRSKDIRQCMEHMEADWQTVTREKDQWVMLKNAKFGRYVAASCAIFMQSGIMCFIFVAAMDTVEIQIGNETRILHVLPCAVYKKLINVDESPTNEIVLFLQAWCTMIANSSTVGMFSLAAVLAAHACGQLNVVMVWITEFVNEPKKTDGPNSIGVIVERHLRTLNFIGYIENLMNRIYFLEIFRCTMDICILGYYILSEWADQNVQSLVTYIMIYISIGFNVFLICYIGEILTEQSKKVGEVAYMTNWYYLPDKTILDLILIIARSGVVVQITAGKMVHMSVYTFGDVVKTGFAYLNLLRQMT; this comes from the exons ATGACGAACCAGCCCGTGACAATAGGAGCAAGCGCTAAGGCCAACAGTGACTACGGTCTCCAACTGAATCGATGGTTCCTAAAACCAATCGGTGTATGGCCGTCGTTTCCCTCTACTACGAGATTCGAGAAGATAGTTTCGATTACATTAAACGTCATTTGCTACTCTTCGATAATACTCACTACGATTCCTTGTTTGGTACGCATGTTTTTAGAAGACGAGAGTATTTATTTGAAACTAAAGTCGCTAGGTCCCGTGAGTCATTGGATCGTCAGTGGCGCGAATTACACTACTTTACTACTGCGGAGCAAAGATATACGTCAGTGCATGGAACACATGGAAGCTGACTGGCAAACAGTGACCAGAGAGAAGGATCAATGGGTGATGCTAAAGAACGCGAAATTCGGTCGCTATGTAGCAGCTTCGTGCGCTATTTTCATGCAGAGTGGCATTATGTGCTTTATTTTCGTCGCAGCAATGGATACTGTGGAAATTCAAATTGGAAACGAGACGAGGATTTTACACGTGTTACCTTGTGCAGTATACAAGAAGCTAATAAACGTCGATGAAAGTCCAACGAACGAAATCGTGCTCTTCTTACAAGCGTGGTGTACTATGATTGCGAATTCCAGTACAGTTGGAATGTTCAGTCTTGCAGCTGTTCTAGCTGCTCACGCGTGCGGTCAGCTGAATGTAGTTATGGTATGGATCACTGAATTCGTGAACGAACCGAAGAAGACAGATGGTCCTAACAGCATTGGAGTTATCGTAGAGCGACATTTGAGGACGCTGAA TTTCATTGGATATATCGAGAATCTGATGAACCGGATATATTTTTTAGAGATATTTAGATGCACGATGGACATATGCATACTGGGTTACTACATTCTTTCG GAATGGGCTGATCAAAACGTTCAAAGTCTCGTTAcgtatattatgatatatatttcaatCGGTTTCAACGTTTTTCTAATATGTTACATAGGTGAAATATTGACAGAACAG AGCAAAAAGGTTGGTGAAGTAGCTTATATGACAAACTGGTATTACTTACCCGATAAAACAATCCTCGACTTGATTTTGATCATCGCGCGATCGGGTGTGGTCGTTCAAATCACTGCTGGAAAAATGGTTCACATGTCTGTCTACACATTCGGTGAT GTGGTAAAGACCGGTTTCGCGTATTTGAATCTCTTACGACAAATGACATGA
- the LOC117157617 gene encoding uncharacterized protein LOC117157617, with protein MTDQPVTIGANAKANSDYGLQLNRWFLKPIGVWPTFPSTTRFEKIVSITLNVICYSSIILTTIPCLVRMFLEDESIYLKLKSLGPVSHWVVSGANYTTLLLRSKDIRQCMEHMEADWQTVTREKDQWVMLKNAKFGRYVAASCAIFMQSGVMCFIFVTAMDTVEIQVGNETRILHVLPCAVYKKLINVDESPTNEIVLFLQAWCTIIANSSTVGMFSLAAVLAAHACGQLNVVMVWITEFVNEPKKTDGPKGIGVIVERHLRTLK; from the coding sequence ATGACGGACCAGCCCGTGACAATAGGAGCAAACGCTAAGGCCAATAGTGACTACGGTCTCCAACTGAATCGATGGTTCCTAAAACCAATCGGTGTATGGCCGACGTTTCCCTCTACTACGAGATTCGAGAAGATAGTTTCGATTACATTGAACGTCATTTGCTACTCTTCGATAATACTCACTACGATTCCTTGTTTGGTACGCATGTTTTTAGAAGACGAGAGTATTTATTTGAAACTGAAATCTCTAGGTCCCGTGAGTCATTGGGTCGTCAGTGGCGCGAATTACACTACTTTACTACTTCGGAGCAAAGATATACGTCAGTGCATGGAACACATGGAAGCTGACTGGCAAACAGTGACCAGAGAGAAGGATCAATGGGTGATGTTAAAGAACGCGAAATTCGGTCGCTATGTAGCAGCTTCGTGCGCTATTTTCATGCAGAGTGGCGTTATGTGCTTTATTTTCGTCACAGCAATGGATACAGTGGAGATTCAAGTTGGAAACGAGACGAGGATTTTACACGTGTTACCTTGTGCAGTATACAAGAAGCTGATAAACGTCGATGAAAGTCCAACGAACGAAATCGTGCTCTTCTTGCAAGCGTGGTGTACTATTATTGCGAACTCCAGTACAGTTGGAATGTTCAGTCTTGCAGCTGTTCTAGCTGCTCACGCGTGCGGTCAGCTCAATGTAGTTATGGTATGGATCACTGAATTCGTGAACGAACCGAAGAAGACAGATGGTCCTAAGGGCATAGGAGTTATTGTGGAGCGGCACTTGAGGACGCTGAAGTAA
- the LOC117157616 gene encoding uncharacterized protein LOC117157616, which produces MSESVIIKANAKSHSDYSLQINRWILKPIGAWPYFSTTSTRERVISLFLIVLCYVIILFNIIPCVAHLIFVGDSFYKKVKVFGPLTHSFLGGINYTNLLFRGRNISDCVERIETDWRMVKKEDEQQVMLKHAKFGRYVSTMCAIFVHSGIMSYCIVSASNVQIIKVGNETRTIRTLPFDVYNKMIPVDTSPANEIVLVVQFLSAFIADSSGIAFYTLASVLAAHACGQLGVLTIWINDYVNEAGNRKQVASFRKIETIVKHHLRILDFIARIEEIMSWVCMIELFRCVLAICMVGYYIVTVVPEVSFFVSQKCFSTNMSYNNASLYKHET; this is translated from the exons ATGAGCGAATCCGTGATCATAAAAGCGAACGCCAAGAGTCATAGCGATTACAGTCTACAAATAAATCGTTGGATATTAAAACCGATCGGTGCCTGGCCATATTTCTCCACTACGTCGACACGCGAAAGAGTCATTTCCTTGTTTTTAATCGTTCTCTGCTACGTCATTATACTGTTCAACATAATTCCTTGCGTCGCTCATTTAATCTTCGTAGGTGATAGTTTttataaaaaagtaaaagtatTTGGTCCTCTGACTCATTCATTTCTCGGTGGAATCAATTACACGAACCTGCTGTTTCGGGGCAGAAATATCAGTGACTGTGTGGAACGCATTGAAACTGACTGGCGGATGGTGAAGAAAGAGGACGAGCAACAAGTAATGTTGAAACACGCGAAGTTTGGCCGATACGTGTCGACTATGTGCGCGATCTTCGTGCATAGTGGTATCATGTCTTACTGTATAGTAAGTGCATCCAATGTGCAGATCATCAAAGTTGGCAACGAAACAAGGACCATACGTACGTTACCTTTTGATGTTTACAACAAGATGATCCCAGTCGACACGAGTCCCGCGAACGAAATAGTCCTCGTAGTGCAGTTTCTATCGGCTTTCATCGCCGACTCCAGTGGAATTGCATTTTACACCCTCGCGAGTGTCTTGGCCGCACATGCTTGCGGTCAACTGGGCGTGTTAACGATTTGGATCAATGACTACGTGAATGAAGCTGGAAACAGAAAGCAGGTTGCTTCttttagaaaaattgaaacGATCGTAAAACATCATCTGAGAATACTAGA TTTTATAGCACGTATAGAGGAAATAATGAGCTGGGTATGCATGATAGAGTTGTTTAGATGCGTTTTGGCAATATGCATGGTTGGGTATTATATCGTTACG gttgtcccagaAGTGTCTTTCTTTGTGTCCCAAAAGTGTTTTTCAACAAACATGTCTTACAACAATGCATCTTTATATAAACATGAAACTTAA